The following nucleotide sequence is from Mucilaginibacter sp. cycad4.
TTTGAACTATTGTGGAGGGTAGCCCCTTGCTAAGCCTACCCGGTTTTAACTATCAGGTAAGTAGCAGCAATGTTCAAAGCTAATTAAATAAAACGTTTTACCAAATGATTTTAAGGAAATTTGTTTACCAATACTAAACTATGGTTACGCTGTAGCCTTCTTTAAGGTCGATCCCCGCTCAATCAGTTTCGACGGGATCTTAAGATCAATTTTTGAAGCATCAAGTTTGTGGGTATTGATCTGCGCCATTAAAATATCAATTGCCGATTTTGCTATATCGTAAGTAGGTTGCTGTATGGTAGTAATACCCGGCGGATACAGGCTAAACACCTCATTGTCATCAAAACTGATCACGGCCAGATCTTCGGGGATGCTGAGTTTAAGATCTTTAATGGCCTGTAAACCCATAGTACCCAAATAATTGGTGGTAAAGAAAACAGCATCCATTTGCTTTTGCTTTTCAATAAATGCTTTAACGGCTTCAACCCCTTCATTCTTGTCCATATCAAAAGGAACTTTTAAAACCATCTTGCTGTTATCTTTCAGGTTATTATCCTTTAAAGCAGCTTTATAGCCCAGGCTCCGGTCATTAAGCTGGATCAGCCCGAGGTCGGCAGTTACCATCCCGATATTTTTATACCCTGATCTTACAAAACAATCAACCGCGTTATAGGCGCTTGCATAATTATCAACCAGCACATGAGGAATATTTGTCCCCGGGAAATATCCGTCAATAAGTACTACCGGCTTTTCATTATCAACCAGGTTCTGGATATCTTTTTCCAGCCCTTTCATTGGGGTAATAATATAACCATCAACCAGTTGCTGGCTTAGCATCCTGATCATATCCTTGCCCTTTTGCAGGTTATTGTTGGTGCTGCAATATATTATGCGATAGCCGTCTTTTTCGGCCTCTTCTTCTATCACCTTTGCCATCTCTCCAAAAAATGGCCCGCCAATGCTCTCCACAATCAGCCCGATAACTTTTGAAACACCCGTACGCAAGCCAACCGCCATGCGATTAGGTTCGTAACCATTTTTCTGGGCCACATCCAATATCTTTTTACTGATTTCTTTGCTAATACGGCCCTTGCCATTTAAAACAAATGAAACAGTAGTTATTGACGTATCGGTAAGCTTAGCTATATCCTTAATGGATATCTTTTTTTTCATCATCGTTTCTCAAATTCAGGTTTAAGGTTTAGTATGCCCAACGTCTTAAAGTCTTATCAGTTCTATGTTAAACCGGCAATTTAGTCAAAACCAGGTGCCTCTATTAAAAATTCAATTTTCTGTCTTTTTCAATCAAAAACCAGCAAGTTTATTTTACTAATTGCCAATATTTTAACCTTGCAATGTAAACCTTTAAAACCGGGCTGGTAAATATAGCTTATGACTTCCATTTTTAATCTTTTTAACAACAATTTGTTACAAAACATTCAAAATGGTTATAAATTTTCAGTAAGATCATTAAAAAAGGCAAAATAGAAGATCTATTTATAAAAGTTTTCATCATATCAATTGCTAACAAATTAATGCTAAATTTAGATTTTGTGTTTTCCCTGGTTAATTGGTATTTTAAAACTTCATGAGCATAACGCCAAAACTCAACCGCTTTGATCTTTCAATGATTGTTGTGAGCCTTGTAATAGGCATGGGCATTTTTGCGGCACCGGCAGAGGTAGCAAAAAGTTCAGGCACTCCCCTCTTATATTTCGGGGCCTGGCTGCTTGGAGGAGCGGTAAGCCTGTGCGGGGCGCTCACCTTTGCCGAAATTGGTGCCCGCTACCCTACCACCGGCGGTTTTTACAAAGTTTTTTCGTATTGCTTTCACCCGGCTTTTGCCTTTATGATTAACTGGGTGCTGGTAATAAGCAACGCAGCCTCGGTTGCTGCCGTAGCACTTATAGGCGCAGAATACATTAACCCCGTTATTATGCCGCAAAGCCTGCAAAACGATACAGGCATCAAAATCATGACCATAACTTCGGTACTCGTTTTATATATTATCAATTACCTGGGGATTAAAATGAGTGCCCGTACTCAAAACGTGCTCACGCTTTTTAAAATAGGCATGATCCTGATTTTGTGTGCTGCGGTGTTCAAGGGCAATATATATACCACTAAAGAAGTTATCGCTTATCATAATAATAACAATATAAGCGCGTTCGGATTAAGCTTGGTAGCTGTATTTTTTACCTACGGCGGTTATCAGCAAACTATAAATTTTGGAGGCGATATTATAAACCCGAAGATCAATATCCCCAAGGCTATATTTTTTGGAATAGCTACCGTGATATCATTATACATGCTTATCAACTTTGCCTATTATTCGGTTTTAGGCATCAGCGGGCTTCAGCAAAAAACAACGCTTGCGGCAACGCTTGCCGGGGTTTTGTTCGGCGCGGCAGGTTATAAAATAGTATCACTGCTTATGTTTGTTTCGGTACTGGCTTTCGTTAACGTTAATATTATGGCCAATCCACGTGTTTATTATGCCATGGCTGAAGACGGTATATTACCTGCCCGTTTTAAACGCGTAAACAGCCAAACCCAGGTACAGGAGTTTGGATTGAGCTTTTTTGTGGGCGCGGTGCTCGTCGTCCTGTTTTTTGCCAATTCGTTTCAAACCATATTAAATTATGTGATGTTTTTTGATACCGTTGGCCTTTCAACTGCAGCTATAACGATCTTCATTTTACGGCGAAAAACCAAACAGCTCAATAATACCGGCATCTATATTATGAAGTGGTACCCTGTTATACCTGTCATATTTATTACTACTTATTGGTTTGTCACTATCAGCATTTTTATTGAAAATCCGCAGGCTGCTTTAATATGCATCTGTGCATTTATTGCAGGCCTTATTATTTACTATATCACAAAACGAAGCCAAAAACCTATTACTACACTTTAATTATGGATTTGTCATTTATTTTAAATGAACTTGGGGAGGAAAGAGAAAATTATTTTAACGCCGTTTCGCCGCCAATTATGCAATCAAGCAACTTCTGTTTTAAAGATGTTGCAAGGCTCAGGGAGGCGATGAATGATGAATTTGAAAGCAGCCTGTACTCAAGGGGGCAAAACCCAACACTCACTATACTCAGAAAAAAGCTTGCCGCGTTAGATGGCGCAGAGGACGCCCTGTTGTTCAGCAGTGGCATCAGCGCAATAAGTGTCCCCATTTTATCGCTATTGAAATCCGGGGATCATATTATTGCTGTAGATAACCTGTACAGCTGGACAATCAAATTATTTAAAGACTTTTTACCCAAATTTGGCATCACCACCACATTTATTGACGGGACAGTTTTTGAAAATTTTGAACAAGCCGCAACTCCACAAACCCGCTTAATTTACCTTGAAAGCCCTAATACATTTTGTTACGAATTGCAGGATATCAGGAAAGTAACCGCTTTTGCCAAATCAAGAGGTATCATAACCATGATTGATAACAGCTACTGCAGCCCGCTTTACCAACAGCCAATATCCATGGGGGTTGACCTTGTGGCACAATCAGCTACAAAATATATCGGCGGCCACTCGGATGTTGTGGCAGGTGTGCTTACAGGCAGCAAGGCCGCGCTTAAAAAAATCTTCGAGCACGAGTTTATGAATACCGGCCCGGCGCTATCACCCCATTCGGCATGGCTGCTTTTGCGTGGGTTAAGAACGCTGCCGCTCCGCCTGCAGCGCAGCTTTGAAAGCACCCGGATCATTACCGAATGGCTTGCCACCCACCCGGCTGTACAGGACGTGATCTGGCCTTTTAGCCCACAGTTTAAACAGGCCGAATTAGTTACCCGGCAAATGCAGGGTTGCGGGGGATTATTTAGCCTTACATTAAAAAACAGCTCATTTAGCAAAATCGAAAAGTTTTGTAACAGCCTGCAGCATATTCTCCTTGCTGTTTCCTGGGGAGGGCATGAAAGTCTCGCTGTCCCCGCCATAGCGTCATTTAGTGAGGATGAATATTCAGCGGATAATAGCCATCACCAATTGATCAGGATGTATATTGGCCTGGAAGACCCGCATTATTTAATTGAAGACATTAAACAGGCTTTAGAAAAGTAAACAATCCCGGTCTCACGCCTTTAGAGCTGAAAGCAAAAGGCCTAAGGCTGAAAGATTTTCACTTTCTGCCTTAGGCTTCTTTCAACTTTAGGCCTTATTCCTATTCCCACTTTTTAATCCCCAGCTTTTGCATTTTTGAGTGCAGGGTTGATGGCGGCAAACCTAATTTAGATGCTGCTCCGTCCTTGCCGCTTATTTTACCATTGCAGCGTTTCAACACGTCCAAAATATGGTCGCGGGCATGCTCATCAATGGTTTTTAATCTATCAGTAGCTATTTCGGCATAAACCGGGTTTTCTTTTTTTCCCTGCAGCTTGGGCAGGTAAGCATCTTTTATTACAGGGCCATCCGTTAACAGGATACTGCGTTCAATAAAATGCTCCAGCTCGCGCACATTGCCGGGCCAGTGATATTCAAGCAACTGGGCCATTACGTTTGGCGAGATGCCCGTTATCGCTTTACCGGTCTTTTGTGCGTATCGCACCAGAAAATGATTGGCTAATACCGGGATATCATCCTTACGTTCCCTTAAAGGTGGTATTATGATGGGGAACACAAATAGCCTGTAATACAAGTCGAGCCGGAAGCGGCCCTCTTCAACTTCTTTTTCAAGATTTCGGTTAGTAGCCGCAACTATGCGCACATTGATCTTAATCGGGCCCCTACCACCTATCCGCTCAATCTCCTGCTCCTGTAAAACACGTAGCAGCTTAACCTGCAGCTCGGCCGGCATTTCGCCTATCTCATCTAAGAAAATAGTGCCCCCATCGGCCAGCTCGAACTTTCCGGTACGCTTTTCAACAGCGCCGGTAAAAGCACCTTTTTCGTGTCCGAACAGTTCGGACTCAATCAATGTGGCAGGCATAGAAGCGCAGTTTACCACTACCAAAGGTTTATTTTTACGGAGCGACAGGTAATGGATGCTTTTAGCTATCTGCTCTTTACCGGTCCCGCTTTCGCCCAAAACCAATACCGATGTATCAAGCGGTGCCACTATACCAATGTGGTCAAGTACAGTAAGCATTTGGTGGCTTTTGCCAATAATGTCTTTAAAACCGGCTGCTTTGCTTTTCCCGCTTAATTCATTTTGGATTGATTTATCAACCCTGGTTATTGATTGCTCGGGCACATCAAATGGAATAATGGCTTCTACCGTCGTCAATAACGATCTGTGCAGGCGATCTAACAAGATCAAGTGATCATTGGTATAACAATCAGTTTTACGGCTGTAAAACGACAAATGGATCATATCGCCTTTTGAGCTGAGCAAAGGTAGCGCTAACAACGATTGCATATTAAAAACCTGGGCAATAAGCTTTTTAACAGGAAACTGCGGCCACACCTTTTCAAAATTAGCAGCATTATAAAAATCGGCGTTTGTAGCCACCAGGCTGTCTTCCTGCATTTGCTTCAGTTGGGCCTTATTAGTTTTTGTGATGTTTACAAATTCATCCGTGCCTATCACCTGGTATTCATCAAACCCTGTACGCAAAAACGAGAGGGCATTATCAGGAAAGCTCATGCCATTTTTCATGATAATGGTTAAATAATCAAACGGAACATGCGGCTGGATGCTCATAGCTATTTTCAGCAGTTTTTGTTTCCAGTTTATAGGCTCGGCAACAATATTTTTAAATACCTGCTCCAATGCCTGCTCCTGGCGCAGTTTTGATTCAATGCTGTTTTGATGGCGGTAAAATGCCACATCAAGGGTTATCAGTAACTCTTTTTCGCGAAATGGCTTTACCAAAAAGCCGTATGGCTGCGTGGCCTTTGCCCGTTCCAGGATACTTTCCTGGAAATTGGCCGACAGGTATACAAATGCTATATTTTTTGAAGTAAGGATCTTGGCAAGGTCAATACCATTCAGGTTGCCCTTTAAAAATATATCAAGCAATACCATTTCCGGTTTTTGCTCCTCAATGATCTCCAGTGCTTCGGCCACAGAATCGGCAATGCCGCAAACTTTATAACCGGCACGGGTTAATATTAATTTCAGGTCATACGCCACCAGCGACTCATCCTCAACTATTAATATTTTTTTGTTCATATTTTAATTAGCTACAAAAGTTTTTCGTTTAATATTGCTTAACATCTTCTCAGTCCTGAACTCGACGGTAATTACTGCGCCGCCGTAATTCTCCATTTTAAAATAACCGCCCAACTGTTTACTTAATGCTTTCATCATCTCCATCCCCAATGAGCTTGCTTTTTGGATGTCAAAATCAAGCGGCAAGCCTATTCCATTATCAGCTATGGTAAGTATAATAGTTTCCTCGGCCAGTTGTAAGGCTATTTTTATTTCACCCTGCCGCGTTGGGAAGGCATATTTTATGGCGTTTGTAATAGCTTCATTTAGTATCAGGCCAACAGGTACGGCCTGGGCAACATCAAGCTTTACGGGTTGTATCATTTGCTCAAAACGGATTCCCCTATCGCCAGGATTATAACAATCGGCCAGGTAACTGATCAGCTCATTAATATAAACCGACATATCGATGTAAGCCACATCCGAATTGCTGTACAGCTTTTGATGAATGAGCGCTATGGCCTGCACCCGGTTCTGGCTTTCGCGAATGGCGGCAAGCGCTGCATTATTCTTCAAAAATGCCGATTGTGTATTAAGCAGGCTCATTACAATTTGCAGGTTGTTTTTTACCCGGTGATGCACCTCCTTTAACAGCCAGTCCTTTTCATCTAACAGGCCATCCTTTTCGTTAAGCAGGGTTTGTAAAGATAGGTTCTGATCATTGATCTCCGTTTGTTTTAGCTGTAATTGTTGATTGCTCCTTTGCTTATGCCGGTAACCGTTAAATGCCAAACCCGCTATAATGATGAGCATAGCCACACCTCCAAAAGTAATGTTACGCTGCATGTTTACCTTTTGAAGCTCAGCTTTCTGGTTCTTACTTTGTTCCTGCAAAAACCTTATCGACTGTTTGTTCTCATTAGTCTTATATCTGATATCAAGCTCCTCTATCTGCTTATTTTTGATGGCGTTAAACAGCGAATCATCAAGGCGTTTATGGGTCTCGAAATGTTTTATGGCAGCCACATAGTTGCCCGACGCCGAATCCACCCGGAACTGCATCCGATGGATCTTGGTGAGGGTGATAGGCCTGATAGCATTTGATGGCAGCGACAAGATCTGTTTGGTATAAATGCCTGCCTTTTTATACTGTTGGATAAGCAGGTAAAAGCCGGCCATGGTTTCGTTGTAATGCACAAAATCGGTAACCATTTGCTCGTTGGTGGTATAAAAATCCTTACTAAAGTTAGTAACCTTATATACTTCCATCATTTTAAGATAGTATTGCTCGGCCTCCGGGTAATCTTTCAGGGCAACGTAGATATTGCCAAATGCCTCATACATGTCAACCTTTTGCGCAAGGATCTTCGGCGGCACATCAATTACGGCCTGTTTCAGGTATACCAAAGCCTCCTTTGGTTTTTTGGCCTTAATGAAATCATAAATAATAAGACTCAGGTAGCCATAAAAATCTTCATATTGTTTCCTGCTTTTCAGGATCTCTGCCGACTTAAGAATGTAGATCAGGCTTTGGTCATATTTATTCAGATCGGCATATACCAATGCAAGTTTGGCGTAATAAAAATCGGCCAAAGCTGTATCGGCCGTAGCGTTCATACTTTTTATTACCTCATGGCGATATAAAAGCTCGTTATGCAGATCAACCTTTTGTTTGCTTATCTCGGCAAGGGAGTAATAGGCATAATGCAGCTTTTTATAACCTATTGCTTTGTATTGCGCCAGCACCTGGCGTAGTTCGGTTTCGGCCAGATCAAGCTTCTTTTGGTTGAGGTGGATATCCGCTACATTCTTGTTCATGTCTGCTTCTTCCAGTTTATGATTTGTTTGCTGGAATAAAGCATGGGCCTGCTCATAACTATTTATTTTATCGGGGATGGCAGCTGCAATGTCAATAGATATATCATCGCCCAACCGTGCCCAGGTTTTGCCTTCCTGGTACTTGTCGCCTATTTTACGGTAATAATTAACTACGTCCATAAAAATGGACTTGCCCCGCTCCAGGTTATTTTGTTTAATATATGACGCCCCTTTAAGCATCGTGGCCTCATTAAGCCATTTTGCCGAATGGATAGCAGCGCTCATTTGTATGGCTTTATTAAAAGCGGTGATGCCGCTGTCAAGCACTTCTTGATGATCGCCCGGTTTATGGAGATAGTAGCTGCCTAATTGTATTTGGAGTTTAATGGTATTGGTATCGGCTTTGTTTTTGGGGTTGCCGAGGCTTAGTTTAATGGTAGCAATGTCCATCTTTTTTTGCCCGGACGCGTTTGAAGCAACGATCACAACAATAAAACATATCAATATATATTTAAGCATACACATGGCATTTTATTGCTTCAGAGACAATTACAGACAAAACCATAACAAAATCATCTCCTGTGAATGCCACAGAATTGTGATAGGCGATGATTTGCTAAATTTATTCAATTTTATGCAAATGGCATCAATAAGCAGGAAGCTAAATTTTCTTTATTGCTGAAATATAAATAGGATCCAGGCCAACATAAAAATGCCTAACCCTGTTGAACCAATCAATGTACAGACCATGGATTCGGTTGTACAGATTATGGATAGCCGATAAGTACCCAGAAATGATAATTACCAAACACGGTTCTCTTTAGTGTATTCCCGCTCGATACCTTCCAATATCAGCTCGGATGTGATGCGGCTTTCCTTGCGGGCCAGCATTTGCAAACAGGCAAACTGCACCACATTTAAGATCCCGGAACCACTGAGCTCATACTTACGCGAGATCTGCTCAAGGTTAATATGCCCGTTAAGGTTGGCTTTGGGCGGAAAGGATTTTTGCCAGATGGTATAGCGTTCATCGGCATTAGGCAGCGGGAAGTTAATAACCGACTGGAA
It contains:
- a CDS encoding substrate-binding domain-containing protein; the encoded protein is MMKKKISIKDIAKLTDTSITTVSFVLNGKGRISKEISKKILDVAQKNGYEPNRMAVGLRTGVSKVIGLIVESIGGPFFGEMAKVIEEEAEKDGYRIIYCSTNNNLQKGKDMIRMLSQQLVDGYIITPMKGLEKDIQNLVDNEKPVVLIDGYFPGTNIPHVLVDNYASAYNAVDCFVRSGYKNIGMVTADLGLIQLNDRSLGYKAALKDNNLKDNSKMVLKVPFDMDKNEGVEAVKAFIEKQKQMDAVFFTTNYLGTMGLQAIKDLKLSIPEDLAVISFDDNEVFSLYPPGITTIQQPTYDIAKSAIDILMAQINTHKLDASKIDLKIPSKLIERGSTLKKATA
- a CDS encoding amino acid permease, translating into MSITPKLNRFDLSMIVVSLVIGMGIFAAPAEVAKSSGTPLLYFGAWLLGGAVSLCGALTFAEIGARYPTTGGFYKVFSYCFHPAFAFMINWVLVISNAASVAAVALIGAEYINPVIMPQSLQNDTGIKIMTITSVLVLYIINYLGIKMSARTQNVLTLFKIGMILILCAAVFKGNIYTTKEVIAYHNNNNISAFGLSLVAVFFTYGGYQQTINFGGDIINPKINIPKAIFFGIATVISLYMLINFAYYSVLGISGLQQKTTLAATLAGVLFGAAGYKIVSLLMFVSVLAFVNVNIMANPRVYYAMAEDGILPARFKRVNSQTQVQEFGLSFFVGAVLVVLFFANSFQTILNYVMFFDTVGLSTAAITIFILRRKTKQLNNTGIYIMKWYPVIPVIFITTYWFVTISIFIENPQAALICICAFIAGLIIYYITKRSQKPITTL
- a CDS encoding aminotransferase class I/II-fold pyridoxal phosphate-dependent enzyme: MDLSFILNELGEERENYFNAVSPPIMQSSNFCFKDVARLREAMNDEFESSLYSRGQNPTLTILRKKLAALDGAEDALLFSSGISAISVPILSLLKSGDHIIAVDNLYSWTIKLFKDFLPKFGITTTFIDGTVFENFEQAATPQTRLIYLESPNTFCYELQDIRKVTAFAKSRGIITMIDNSYCSPLYQQPISMGVDLVAQSATKYIGGHSDVVAGVLTGSKAALKKIFEHEFMNTGPALSPHSAWLLLRGLRTLPLRLQRSFESTRIITEWLATHPAVQDVIWPFSPQFKQAELVTRQMQGCGGLFSLTLKNSSFSKIEKFCNSLQHILLAVSWGGHESLAVPAIASFSEDEYSADNSHHQLIRMYIGLEDPHYLIEDIKQALEK
- a CDS encoding sigma 54-interacting transcriptional regulator, whose product is MNKKILIVEDESLVAYDLKLILTRAGYKVCGIADSVAEALEIIEEQKPEMVLLDIFLKGNLNGIDLAKILTSKNIAFVYLSANFQESILERAKATQPYGFLVKPFREKELLITLDVAFYRHQNSIESKLRQEQALEQVFKNIVAEPINWKQKLLKIAMSIQPHVPFDYLTIIMKNGMSFPDNALSFLRTGFDEYQVIGTDEFVNITKTNKAQLKQMQEDSLVATNADFYNAANFEKVWPQFPVKKLIAQVFNMQSLLALPLLSSKGDMIHLSFYSRKTDCYTNDHLILLDRLHRSLLTTVEAIIPFDVPEQSITRVDKSIQNELSGKSKAAGFKDIIGKSHQMLTVLDHIGIVAPLDTSVLVLGESGTGKEQIAKSIHYLSLRKNKPLVVVNCASMPATLIESELFGHEKGAFTGAVEKRTGKFELADGGTIFLDEIGEMPAELQVKLLRVLQEQEIERIGGRGPIKINVRIVAATNRNLEKEVEEGRFRLDLYYRLFVFPIIIPPLRERKDDIPVLANHFLVRYAQKTGKAITGISPNVMAQLLEYHWPGNVRELEHFIERSILLTDGPVIKDAYLPKLQGKKENPVYAEIATDRLKTIDEHARDHILDVLKRCNGKISGKDGAASKLGLPPSTLHSKMQKLGIKKWE
- a CDS encoding sensor histidine kinase, whose protein sequence is MLKYILICFIVVIVASNASGQKKMDIATIKLSLGNPKNKADTNTIKLQIQLGSYYLHKPGDHQEVLDSGITAFNKAIQMSAAIHSAKWLNEATMLKGASYIKQNNLERGKSIFMDVVNYYRKIGDKYQEGKTWARLGDDISIDIAAAIPDKINSYEQAHALFQQTNHKLEEADMNKNVADIHLNQKKLDLAETELRQVLAQYKAIGYKKLHYAYYSLAEISKQKVDLHNELLYRHEVIKSMNATADTALADFYYAKLALVYADLNKYDQSLIYILKSAEILKSRKQYEDFYGYLSLIIYDFIKAKKPKEALVYLKQAVIDVPPKILAQKVDMYEAFGNIYVALKDYPEAEQYYLKMMEVYKVTNFSKDFYTTNEQMVTDFVHYNETMAGFYLLIQQYKKAGIYTKQILSLPSNAIRPITLTKIHRMQFRVDSASGNYVAAIKHFETHKRLDDSLFNAIKNKQIEELDIRYKTNENKQSIRFLQEQSKNQKAELQKVNMQRNITFGGVAMLIIIAGLAFNGYRHKQRSNQQLQLKQTEINDQNLSLQTLLNEKDGLLDEKDWLLKEVHHRVKNNLQIVMSLLNTQSAFLKNNAALAAIRESQNRVQAIALIHQKLYSNSDVAYIDMSVYINELISYLADCYNPGDRGIRFEQMIQPVKLDVAQAVPVGLILNEAITNAIKYAFPTRQGEIKIALQLAEETIILTIADNGIGLPLDFDIQKASSLGMEMMKALSKQLGGYFKMENYGGAVITVEFRTEKMLSNIKRKTFVAN